One genomic window of Moorella glycerini includes the following:
- a CDS encoding QueT transporter family protein, with protein sequence MTSKIARGAIIAALYAVVTIILQPISFGYLQVRIAEALTLLPILYPEAIPGLFIGCLISNIYGGLGLIDIVLGSLTTLAAAWLTYIWRQNRLAYLPPIVLNGLIVGAYLSYLLHVNIFLSITTVALGEAIAVLVLGIPLVKRLQKLNPGQRGY encoded by the coding sequence ATGACCTCGAAGATTGCCCGCGGCGCTATTATCGCCGCCCTGTACGCTGTAGTAACAATTATTCTCCAGCCCATCAGCTTCGGTTACCTCCAGGTACGGATAGCCGAAGCTTTAACCCTTTTACCCATCCTTTACCCGGAAGCAATTCCAGGACTCTTTATCGGCTGCCTGATAAGCAATATTTACGGCGGCCTGGGCCTCATTGACATCGTCCTGGGCAGCCTGACCACCCTGGCAGCCGCCTGGTTGACCTACATCTGGCGGCAGAACCGCCTGGCTTACTTACCACCCATTGTCTTGAATGGCCTCATTGTTGGTGCTTACCTGTCATATTTACTGCATGTTAATATTTTCCTCTCCATAACTACAGTTGCTCTGGGCGAGGCCATCGCCGTCCTGGTTCTCGGCATCCCCCTGGTAAAGCGGTTGCAGAAATTAAATCCAGGACAGAGGGGATATTAA
- a CDS encoding 6-phosphofructokinase — protein sequence MLKGNCVIAQSGGPTAVINNSLAGAIEAACRGEAIGEIYGACNGIMGILAENFIDLRRQDAATIQGLRFTPGAALGSCRYQLKKKEEYDKLLAVFRKFNIRYFFYIGGNDSMDTAHKVNQLAQEEGYELRVIGIPKTVDNDLPLTDHCPGYGSAAKYLAASVLEMGIDIKSIVTSTKVAIVEAMGRNTGWLAAATALARRAPGEAPHLIYLPEVAFDPDAFLADVETAYRQYGTVLVVVSEGLVDKNGNYIFNDAATVDVFGHQRLGGLGQFLLNKIEAELKIKGRFILPATSQRSAMHLASRTDAEEAYNVGRVAVEEALRGASGHMVAIKRLEGEEYRCTYELVELDKVANREKKVPRAWINTAGNNVTADFINYARPLIQGEVNVPYHNGLPAYVNLAPVSSGETG from the coding sequence TTGCTCAAAGGGAACTGTGTCATTGCCCAGTCGGGGGGCCCTACGGCTGTGATTAATAACAGCCTGGCCGGAGCCATCGAAGCCGCCTGTCGCGGTGAAGCCATTGGCGAAATTTATGGCGCCTGCAACGGCATCATGGGTATCTTAGCAGAGAATTTTATTGATTTACGCCGGCAAGACGCGGCAACCATTCAAGGCCTGCGTTTTACACCGGGAGCGGCCCTTGGCTCCTGCCGGTACCAGTTAAAGAAGAAGGAAGAGTATGATAAACTCCTGGCCGTCTTCCGCAAATTTAATATCCGTTATTTTTTCTACATCGGCGGCAATGACTCTATGGATACGGCCCATAAAGTCAACCAGCTGGCGCAGGAAGAAGGGTATGAGCTCCGGGTAATCGGTATTCCCAAAACGGTAGACAATGACCTGCCCCTGACTGATCACTGCCCGGGTTATGGTAGCGCCGCCAAATACCTGGCCGCCAGTGTCCTGGAGATGGGGATCGATATTAAAAGCATCGTCACCTCTACCAAAGTAGCTATTGTGGAAGCCATGGGCCGTAATACCGGCTGGCTGGCGGCAGCTACGGCCCTGGCCCGGCGTGCCCCAGGAGAAGCCCCCCATTTAATCTACCTGCCGGAGGTAGCCTTTGACCCGGATGCTTTCCTGGCCGATGTGGAAACCGCCTACCGCCAGTACGGTACGGTCCTGGTAGTCGTATCTGAAGGGCTGGTCGATAAAAATGGCAACTATATATTTAATGACGCCGCCACCGTAGATGTTTTCGGCCACCAGCGCCTGGGTGGCCTGGGGCAGTTCCTCCTTAATAAAATTGAAGCTGAACTAAAAATCAAAGGCCGCTTCATCCTGCCGGCCACCAGCCAGCGCAGTGCCATGCACCTGGCCTCCCGGACCGATGCCGAAGAAGCCTATAACGTAGGCCGGGTAGCCGTTGAGGAGGCCCTCCGGGGAGCCAGCGGCCATATGGTAGCCATCAAGCGCCTGGAAGGGGAAGAGTACCGGTGCACTTATGAACTGGTAGAACTGGATAAGGTGGCCAACCGGGAGAAAAAGGTACCGCGGGCCTGGATAAATACGGCAGGAAACAACGTTACTGCCGACTTCATCAACTACGCCCGGCCTTTGATTCAGGGTGAAGTTAACGTCCCTTACCATAACGGCCTGCCTGCTTATGTAAACCTTGCCCCGGTATCCAGCGGCGAAACAGGGTAA
- a CDS encoding chromate transporter, whose amino-acid sequence MLKTLLDLFIGFGRATLLGYGGGPAIVPLYEHEAVDIYRWVTQEEFGQVLAFSNALPGPVATKITMLIGYKVAGWLGAAVALIAVAIPVFIILIGFFAFLEKFKDSPFIKGMVAGIRPVVFVMLAMLAWDFAKYAFVPKNTGPLNWLPFGIAAAYFILVHYLNLSPLLGVVASLIIGGILLR is encoded by the coding sequence ATGCTGAAGACGCTGCTGGACCTTTTTATAGGCTTCGGCCGGGCGACCTTGCTGGGCTATGGGGGAGGCCCGGCCATTGTACCTCTTTATGAGCACGAGGCAGTTGATATTTACCGCTGGGTAACCCAGGAAGAGTTCGGCCAGGTACTGGCCTTTAGCAACGCCCTCCCGGGTCCCGTTGCTACCAAGATAACCATGCTCATCGGCTATAAGGTAGCTGGCTGGCTGGGCGCTGCGGTTGCTCTGATCGCCGTAGCCATCCCTGTATTTATAATCTTGATTGGTTTCTTCGCCTTTCTGGAGAAATTCAAGGATAGCCCCTTCATAAAGGGCATGGTCGCCGGCATCCGGCCTGTGGTTTTCGTGATGCTGGCCATGCTGGCCTGGGATTTTGCCAAATATGCCTTTGTGCCCAAAAACACGGGCCCCCTCAACTGGCTCCCCTTTGGCATTGCGGCCGCTTATTTTATCCTGGTCCATTATCTAAATTTGAGCCCCCTTCTAGGTGTAGTTGCTTCTTTGATTATCGGGGGGATTTTGCTGCGATGA
- a CDS encoding cell division FtsA domain-containing protein: protein MAEGPVFALDVGTRKVAGLVLAPGTKGYHIRAAAIVEHEQRAMLDGQIHDIPQVALAIQAVKEQLEKKLHIPLKEAAVAAAGRALKTQRATAEEEISPATEIRGQDVLALEAAAVQEAEKRLLVASENQPAYHCVGYSVVGYSLDGHPIGNLVGQRGRRMATEVIATFLPRVVVDSLVASLQRAGLTMASLTLEPIAASAVAVPAAMRGLNLALVDIGAGTSDIAITGQGTITGYAMVPSAGDEITEALAGSLLLDFHTAEAVKRQLLKNASVTFTDIVGQKRTLPAAGIIEAIKPAVTELARQIAAQIILLNGRAPQAVLLVGGGSLTPGLPEALAGQLEIPPERVAVRSREVLNGISGAKNLQGPQAITPVGIAIMALKQEGLGLARVIVNGRPVHFLAGQQVTVTQALLAAGIPARLLYGRPGKGLGVEVNGRLTFLRGQPGQPGTILVNNSPATLDSTVRPGDEIQVIPGRDGADARGTIKDLVPELAPKTITFNGRQVTLEPLIIMNDNQVDYHTPVKDQARITYEPLDTVARVLARLGEPLEGPILLNGQPVRPEASIKDGDNLVTGVVAAGRAITIILNGRPATLKVQAADVLFTDVFNYLDFPSTPPPGRKRLVMEVNGRPAEFTTPLAEGDQVTLRWDP, encoded by the coding sequence ATGGCTGAAGGCCCGGTTTTTGCCCTGGATGTGGGGACCCGCAAAGTCGCCGGCCTGGTGCTGGCCCCCGGGACAAAGGGCTACCACATCCGGGCGGCAGCAATAGTCGAACATGAGCAGCGCGCCATGCTGGACGGCCAGATTCATGATATTCCCCAGGTTGCCCTGGCCATCCAGGCGGTAAAAGAACAGCTGGAAAAAAAGCTACATATACCCTTAAAAGAAGCAGCGGTAGCCGCTGCCGGCCGGGCTTTAAAAACCCAGCGGGCCACCGCCGAGGAAGAAATATCGCCGGCTACGGAAATCAGAGGCCAGGATGTGCTGGCCCTGGAAGCGGCAGCCGTCCAGGAAGCCGAAAAACGCCTCCTGGTGGCGAGCGAAAACCAGCCGGCCTACCACTGTGTTGGTTACAGTGTGGTAGGCTACAGCCTCGATGGTCATCCCATCGGCAACCTGGTTGGCCAGCGGGGCCGGCGCATGGCTACGGAAGTTATAGCCACCTTTTTGCCCCGGGTGGTGGTCGATTCCCTGGTGGCCTCCCTGCAGAGGGCAGGGCTCACCATGGCCTCCCTTACCCTGGAGCCCATTGCTGCCAGTGCCGTGGCCGTACCGGCAGCCATGCGGGGGTTAAACCTGGCCCTGGTAGATATCGGCGCCGGTACTTCCGACATAGCCATTACCGGCCAGGGGACCATTACCGGCTATGCCATGGTGCCTTCAGCCGGGGATGAAATTACCGAAGCTCTGGCAGGGTCACTCCTTTTGGACTTTCATACAGCCGAAGCAGTAAAGCGCCAGTTATTAAAAAATGCCAGTGTAACCTTTACCGATATCGTCGGGCAAAAACGTACCCTGCCGGCAGCCGGGATTATCGAGGCCATTAAACCGGCGGTAACTGAACTGGCCCGGCAGATTGCCGCCCAGATTATCTTGCTCAACGGCCGCGCCCCCCAGGCCGTCCTGCTGGTAGGGGGCGGTAGCCTGACCCCGGGACTCCCTGAAGCCCTGGCCGGCCAGTTGGAAATACCGCCGGAAAGGGTGGCCGTGCGCAGCCGGGAAGTTTTAAATGGCATCAGCGGGGCTAAAAATTTGCAGGGACCCCAGGCCATTACCCCTGTTGGAATCGCCATTATGGCCTTAAAGCAGGAAGGCCTGGGCCTGGCCCGGGTAATTGTCAACGGCCGGCCGGTGCATTTCCTGGCCGGGCAGCAGGTGACCGTCACCCAGGCCCTGCTGGCGGCCGGTATCCCGGCGCGCCTGCTTTACGGCCGGCCGGGTAAGGGCCTGGGGGTGGAAGTCAACGGCCGCCTGACCTTTCTCCGCGGCCAGCCCGGGCAGCCGGGAACCATCCTGGTGAATAATTCCCCCGCTACCCTGGATAGCACCGTCAGGCCCGGCGATGAAATCCAGGTGATTCCGGGCCGGGATGGCGCCGATGCCCGGGGTACAATAAAAGACCTGGTGCCGGAACTTGCTCCTAAAACAATTACCTTTAACGGCCGCCAAGTTACCCTGGAACCCCTGATTATCATGAATGATAACCAGGTGGATTACCATACCCCGGTAAAAGATCAGGCCCGCATCACCTATGAACCCCTGGATACGGTAGCCCGGGTCCTGGCCAGGCTGGGGGAGCCCCTGGAAGGCCCTATTCTTTTAAACGGCCAGCCGGTCCGGCCCGAAGCTTCCATTAAAGATGGCGACAACCTGGTTACAGGGGTAGTGGCTGCCGGCCGGGCCATAACTATCATCCTGAATGGCCGCCCGGCCACCCTCAAAGTCCAGGCAGCCGATGTTTTATTTACCGATGTTTTTAACTACCTGGATTTCCCGTCAACACCGCCACCGGGCCGGAAAAGGCTGGTTATGGAAGTTAACGGCCGTCCGGCCGAATTTACTACCCCCCTGGCCGAAGGAGATCAGGTTACTTTACGCTGGGACCCTTGA
- a CDS encoding AzlC family ABC transporter permease, translated as MQPQNEVMRRDVKVWQGVRAALPIVLGYLPLGFAYGVLAREAGFNLWETVLMSVLLYAGSGQFIAVSMFGSGVAAAAIIFTVFLVNLRHLLFSASLVPHLRRFRPAALALLAAEITDETFAVAINHYSDHEAHLPYHFGLNLTAHFSWVLASLLGGLAGNLMGDPARFGFNFALPAMFIILLVMQLKDKQTLVVAALAALFSVVIALLWPGSWNIILATVIAATLGVILEAWTGKF; from the coding sequence ATGCAACCTCAGAATGAAGTTATGCGTCGCGATGTGAAGGTGTGGCAAGGCGTCCGGGCGGCTCTGCCCATCGTCCTCGGCTATTTACCCCTCGGCTTTGCCTACGGTGTCCTGGCCCGGGAGGCGGGCTTTAACCTCTGGGAGACAGTACTCATGTCGGTGCTGCTCTATGCCGGCTCCGGCCAGTTTATTGCCGTTAGCATGTTTGGCAGCGGCGTGGCAGCGGCCGCCATTATTTTCACCGTCTTCCTGGTCAACCTGCGCCACCTGCTCTTCAGCGCCTCCCTGGTACCCCATTTACGGCGTTTCCGGCCGGCCGCCCTGGCCCTGCTGGCAGCGGAAATTACCGACGAGACCTTTGCCGTGGCCATCAACCACTACAGCGACCACGAGGCCCATCTTCCCTATCATTTCGGTCTTAACCTGACGGCCCATTTTTCCTGGGTGCTGGCCTCGCTGCTGGGCGGGCTGGCGGGTAATTTGATGGGGGACCCGGCCCGTTTCGGTTTTAACTTTGCCCTGCCGGCCATGTTCATCATCCTGCTGGTCATGCAGTTAAAGGATAAGCAGACCCTGGTGGTTGCTGCCCTGGCGGCTCTATTTTCGGTAGTTATTGCCCTCCTCTGGCCCGGCAGCTGGAACATCATCCTGGCAACGGTGATAGCCGCCACCCTGGGAGTGATCCTGGAAGCATGGACAGGCAAATTTTAA
- a CDS encoding AzlD domain-containing protein, producing the protein MDRQILIIILGTALVTYLPRMLPLVVLSRMGLPEVFLRWLSYVPAAVLAALLAPGLLLPGGKLALTANPFLLAAIPTGIVALKTRSMALTILTGMIAMILFQH; encoded by the coding sequence ATGGACAGGCAAATTTTAATTATTATCCTCGGTACCGCCCTGGTAACCTACTTGCCCCGGATGCTCCCCCTGGTAGTCCTGAGTCGCATGGGGTTACCGGAGGTTTTTTTACGCTGGCTAAGTTATGTTCCAGCGGCCGTCCTGGCCGCCCTGCTGGCGCCGGGACTGCTGCTGCCAGGTGGCAAGCTGGCTTTGACCGCTAACCCCTTCCTGCTGGCAGCCATCCCTACAGGGATAGTAGCCCTGAAGACCCGCAGCATGGCCCTGACCATTTTAACCGGTATGATAGCTATGATCCTGTTCCAGCACTGA
- a CDS encoding molybdopterin oxidoreductase family protein, with amino-acid sequence MATYRSVCPLDCPDACGLLIEVNAGRVTKVSGDPEHPYTRGFTCTKMRRYPELIHSPERILTPLKRSGPKGSGLFTPISWTEALETIARRWQEIIAIYGAEAILPYSYAGVMGLLQRNAGHAFFHRLGASELRRTICSPAAEAGWQQVLGRTWGTDPETVVDADLVIIWGMNPASTSIHFLSLVQQARQKGARLIVIDAYRTRTAALADEVILVRPGSDAALALGVMHVLVAEGLVDSGFIAAHVAGYEELRTKVLPGYSPARVAALTGVPAATIINLARAYGRARAPFIRIGYGFSRHRQGGMAVRVIASLPALVGAYGKPGGGALQSSGTGSAVKLDVLTRPDLRQRPVRAINMVQLGRALTEALEPPVMGLYVYHGNPATVAPDQNRVLAGLRREDLFTVVHERFLTDTALYADIILPAAFSIEQEDLYRSYGHYYLQRSPAILPPPGQAKSNWQTFCLLAQTLGFSEDIFRQSEAEMVELLIREMHLDTVDREALAAGRTVKLKPARGFATPSGKIELMAAGAKLPGYEPPGDTELAGLYPFYLLTAPAHFALNSNFGQLPSLREREGGPQVLVNPDDCRKKGLVEGALAEVYNQRGSCLLKVRASSDVPPGIAVAPGVWWCRHSPGGRNINSVIGDDLTDLGGGSTFYDHRVAIRPL; translated from the coding sequence ATGGCCACCTATCGTTCCGTTTGTCCCCTCGACTGCCCCGATGCCTGCGGCTTGCTCATTGAAGTAAACGCCGGCCGGGTAACTAAAGTCAGCGGCGACCCGGAGCACCCTTACACGAGGGGTTTTACCTGCACCAAAATGCGCCGTTACCCGGAGCTTATTCACTCCCCGGAACGGATTCTGACGCCCTTAAAGCGCAGCGGCCCCAAAGGTAGCGGCCTTTTTACGCCCATTTCCTGGACGGAAGCCCTGGAAACCATCGCCAGGCGCTGGCAGGAAATAATAGCTATCTATGGCGCGGAAGCCATTCTCCCTTATTCCTATGCCGGCGTCATGGGGTTGCTCCAGCGCAATGCCGGCCATGCTTTTTTCCACCGCCTGGGAGCTTCCGAGCTCCGGCGGACCATCTGCTCACCGGCAGCCGAGGCCGGCTGGCAGCAGGTTTTAGGCCGGACCTGGGGTACCGACCCGGAGACAGTTGTCGATGCGGACCTGGTAATCATCTGGGGCATGAACCCGGCCTCTACCAGTATCCATTTCCTCTCCCTGGTCCAGCAGGCCCGCCAGAAGGGCGCCAGGTTAATTGTTATCGATGCCTACCGTACCCGGACGGCTGCCCTGGCCGATGAGGTCATCCTGGTCCGGCCCGGCAGCGATGCCGCCCTGGCCCTGGGCGTCATGCACGTGCTGGTAGCGGAAGGACTGGTCGATAGTGGCTTTATCGCCGCCCACGTCGCCGGCTATGAGGAACTTCGTACGAAAGTCCTGCCCGGTTATTCTCCGGCAAGGGTGGCCGCCCTTACCGGCGTACCGGCCGCAACGATAATTAACCTGGCCCGGGCCTACGGCCGGGCCAGGGCGCCTTTTATCCGCATCGGCTACGGCTTTTCCCGCCACCGCCAGGGCGGGATGGCCGTCCGGGTCATTGCCTCCCTGCCGGCCCTGGTGGGAGCCTACGGCAAGCCAGGGGGTGGTGCCCTGCAGAGTTCCGGGACCGGCAGCGCTGTCAAGCTGGATGTCCTGACCCGGCCCGACCTGCGGCAGCGGCCGGTGCGGGCGATAAATATGGTCCAGCTGGGCCGGGCTTTAACTGAGGCGCTGGAGCCACCAGTGATGGGCCTTTACGTCTACCACGGCAATCCGGCCACAGTGGCTCCCGACCAGAACCGCGTCCTGGCTGGCTTAAGGCGGGAGGATCTCTTTACAGTGGTCCACGAGCGCTTCCTGACGGATACGGCCCTCTACGCCGACATTATCCTGCCGGCCGCCTTTTCTATAGAGCAGGAAGATCTATACCGCAGTTACGGCCACTATTACCTCCAGCGCAGCCCGGCCATACTACCACCCCCGGGGCAGGCGAAGAGCAACTGGCAGACCTTTTGCCTCCTGGCCCAAACCCTGGGCTTTAGCGAAGATATTTTCCGGCAGTCCGAGGCGGAAATGGTCGAGCTTTTAATCCGCGAGATGCACCTGGACACGGTAGACCGCGAAGCCCTGGCTGCCGGCAGGACTGTTAAATTAAAACCGGCCCGGGGATTTGCCACCCCTTCAGGGAAAATCGAACTTATGGCCGCCGGGGCTAAACTCCCCGGTTACGAGCCGCCGGGCGATACTGAGCTGGCCGGCCTTTATCCTTTTTACCTCCTCACGGCCCCGGCCCATTTTGCCCTCAACTCCAATTTCGGGCAGTTACCTTCCCTGCGGGAACGGGAAGGCGGCCCTCAGGTTCTCGTCAACCCGGATGACTGCCGTAAAAAAGGCCTGGTGGAGGGCGCCCTGGCTGAAGTTTACAACCAGCGCGGCTCCTGTCTCCTTAAGGTGCGGGCCAGCAGCGATGTTCCCCCGGGGATTGCTGTGGCCCCCGGGGTCTGGTGGTGCCGGCATTCCCCCGGCGGCCGCAACATTAACAGCGTCATTGGCGACGATTTAACCGACCTGGGTGGGGGCAGTACCTTTTATGACCACCGGGTCGCTATCCGGCCGTTATAA
- a CDS encoding c-type cytochrome, whose protein sequence is MRATWLYLAAIMVSLAFFTGAIFFSIRPALEEPWPQGAIAGKKIWQKNGCVECHTLLGNGGYAGVDLTRITANSSREELVTFLTRPPVMRPARRQRHPALAREEAERLLDYLEQVSKIDTRGWPPPPFTRTNPAKGE, encoded by the coding sequence ATGCGGGCAACCTGGCTTTACCTGGCAGCCATAATGGTATCCCTGGCGTTTTTTACGGGAGCCATTTTTTTCTCCATCCGCCCTGCCCTGGAAGAACCCTGGCCGCAGGGAGCCATTGCCGGAAAGAAAATATGGCAGAAGAATGGTTGCGTTGAATGTCATACCCTCCTTGGTAACGGGGGCTATGCCGGCGTTGACCTGACCAGGATTACTGCTAACAGCAGCCGCGAAGAATTAGTAACCTTCCTAACCCGGCCGCCGGTTATGCGCCCGGCCAGGCGGCAGCGTCACCCGGCCCTGGCCCGGGAGGAAGCAGAAAGGTTACTGGACTACCTGGAGCAGGTTAGTAAAATTGACACCCGTGGCTGGCCACCCCCTCCCTTTACCCGCACTAATCCTGCCAAAGGGGAGTGA
- a CDS encoding cbb3-type cytochrome c oxidase subunit I, producing MLLKRIYRIFFPRRRQEKEPRQDSPSQKAAYPYALATFLFLGFQGILATAGSLHLVFPDLPAPLTFASGRAMHLNLSIFWPLLGAMGGAYYFLVEATGRELYSIRLAGWGFWYLVGTGLAILGFLAFGKTDGREYLEAPFFLKIALLNGLLAFAFNLLATAIKNRVLVQPEVVVILSGALLSPLLYLPTIFFVGHPTVDDVFRFLVVHLWEEGSLELIATTIGAALLAALKVAGRQKVKRLLLWEAGLVLTSGFIATGHHYYWIGTPDFWKLIGGVASGLQVVPIVILALTAWQGMANRPRNFTPNLALYFFYASVFWNVVGAGLLGFLLAIPPFNRYAHGTYFTSAHAHMALFGFFGFLVLASSYYILTRRRELSPTHSKRIKLSLVLLNTGLALMAACLVIAGFLQTYLWRGLGMDFTQVHLLLTPYLLLRAGGGAIFAAGGFLLAWEMVSLILKPWLALLQPAGEP from the coding sequence GTGCTTCTTAAAAGGATATATAGAATATTTTTTCCTCGCCGACGCCAGGAAAAAGAACCCAGGCAAGACAGCCCTTCCCAGAAGGCGGCTTACCCCTATGCCCTGGCCACTTTTCTTTTTTTGGGCTTCCAGGGTATCCTGGCTACCGCCGGGTCCTTGCACCTGGTTTTTCCCGATTTACCGGCCCCCCTTACCTTTGCCAGCGGACGGGCCATGCACCTCAATTTAAGCATTTTCTGGCCCCTGCTGGGCGCCATGGGCGGGGCTTATTACTTTTTGGTGGAGGCAACGGGCCGGGAGCTTTACAGTATCAGGCTGGCCGGCTGGGGCTTCTGGTATCTCGTGGGTACCGGCCTGGCCATCCTGGGGTTCCTGGCCTTTGGTAAGACCGACGGGCGGGAATACCTGGAGGCACCTTTCTTTTTAAAAATTGCCCTTTTAAATGGCTTGCTGGCCTTTGCCTTCAACCTGCTGGCTACGGCCATCAAGAACCGGGTCCTGGTGCAGCCGGAGGTAGTAGTTATTTTGAGTGGTGCCCTCCTTTCTCCTTTGCTCTACCTGCCGACTATCTTCTTTGTCGGCCACCCTACCGTCGATGACGTTTTTCGCTTTCTGGTAGTGCATCTGTGGGAAGAAGGCAGCCTGGAATTGATAGCCACGACTATAGGTGCTGCCCTCCTGGCTGCCCTCAAAGTTGCCGGCAGGCAAAAAGTAAAGCGCCTGCTCCTCTGGGAAGCAGGGCTGGTCCTTACTTCCGGTTTTATAGCCACCGGTCACCATTACTACTGGATCGGTACCCCGGATTTCTGGAAATTAATTGGTGGTGTTGCCAGCGGCCTGCAGGTAGTGCCCATAGTAATCCTGGCCCTGACGGCCTGGCAGGGTATGGCTAACCGTCCCCGTAACTTCACCCCTAACCTGGCCCTTTATTTCTTTTATGCCAGCGTATTCTGGAATGTCGTTGGAGCCGGACTTTTGGGTTTCCTCCTGGCCATCCCGCCCTTTAACCGCTATGCCCATGGTACTTACTTCACCTCGGCCCATGCCCACATGGCCCTTTTTGGCTTTTTTGGCTTCCTGGTACTGGCCAGCAGCTATTATATCCTGACCCGCCGGCGCGAACTAAGCCCTACCCATAGTAAGCGTATCAAATTAAGCCTTGTCCTGCTCAATACAGGCCTGGCCCTGATGGCTGCCTGCCTGGTAATCGCCGGTTTTCTCCAAACCTACCTCTGGCGGGGGCTGGGTATGGATTTCACTCAGGTTCATCTCTTGCTAACGCCTTACCTTTTACTCAGGGCCGGTGGGGGTGCCATCTTTGCCGCCGGTGGTTTTTTACTGGCCTGGGAGATGGTTTCCCTGATACTTAAACCCTGGCTGGCTTTATTGCAGCCGGCCGGAGAACCTTGA
- the hemL gene encoding glutamate-1-semialdehyde 2,1-aminomutase: MIEAWPKSAAAYAEAVKLMPGGVNSPVRAFKAVGLTPPFIQRGEGAYLYDIDGHRYIDYVASWGPLILGHRHPEVIAALENTLHTMGTSFGAPTELENELAREIIAAVPSIEMVRLVNSGTEATMSAIRLARGYTGREKVVKFAGCYHGHADYFLIQAGSGALTFGVPDSPGVPAATAANTIIAPYNDLDTVEAIFKQAGEEIAAVIVEPVAGNMGCVPPQPGFLEGLRAITKHYGTLLIFDEVMTGFRVAYGGAQGRFGVRPDLTCLGKIIGGGLPVGAYGGRREIMARVAPGGPVYQAGTLSGNPLAVSAGLATLKVLKEPGVYERLESLSARLEKGLKEAAGEAGVPVTFNRVGAMFTAFFTPRPVTDYTTATASDTKAFAAYFQAMLRRGIYLAPSQFEAAFMSLAHTEADIDRTVDAAREAFREIVA; encoded by the coding sequence GTGATCGAAGCCTGGCCCAAATCAGCTGCCGCCTATGCTGAGGCTGTTAAACTCATGCCCGGGGGGGTCAACAGCCCCGTCCGGGCCTTTAAAGCCGTAGGCCTGACGCCGCCCTTTATCCAGCGTGGTGAAGGAGCCTACCTCTATGACATAGACGGCCACCGGTATATCGACTATGTCGCTTCCTGGGGGCCTTTAATCCTGGGGCACCGCCACCCGGAGGTTATAGCCGCCCTGGAAAACACCTTACATACCATGGGGACCAGCTTTGGCGCTCCTACCGAACTGGAAAATGAACTGGCGCGGGAAATCATCGCCGCCGTACCTTCCATCGAGATGGTGCGCCTGGTCAATTCGGGAACGGAGGCGACCATGAGCGCCATCCGCCTGGCCCGTGGTTATACCGGCCGGGAGAAAGTCGTTAAATTTGCCGGTTGTTACCACGGCCATGCCGATTACTTTTTAATCCAGGCCGGCTCCGGGGCCCTCACCTTCGGCGTCCCCGACAGCCCCGGCGTCCCGGCTGCCACGGCCGCCAACACCATCATTGCCCCGTACAACGATCTGGATACCGTCGAGGCTATCTTTAAACAGGCCGGCGAAGAGATTGCCGCCGTGATTGTCGAACCTGTGGCCGGCAATATGGGCTGCGTCCCGCCGCAACCAGGGTTCCTGGAGGGCCTGCGGGCCATAACGAAACACTATGGAACTCTCTTGATTTTTGATGAAGTCATGACCGGTTTCCGGGTAGCCTACGGCGGTGCCCAGGGCCGCTTTGGCGTCCGGCCGGACCTTACCTGCCTGGGTAAAATCATCGGCGGCGGCCTGCCGGTAGGAGCCTACGGTGGCCGGCGGGAGATTATGGCCAGGGTGGCTCCGGGGGGGCCGGTGTACCAGGCCGGAACCCTGTCCGGCAACCCCCTGGCCGTCAGCGCCGGCCTGGCAACTTTAAAGGTCCTCAAGGAGCCCGGTGTCTATGAACGCCTGGAAAGCCTCTCAGCCCGCCTGGAAAAGGGCCTCAAGGAAGCTGCCGGGGAGGCCGGTGTACCCGTTACCTTTAACCGGGTGGGAGCCATGTTCACCGCCTTCTTTACCCCCCGCCCGGTGACCGATTACACTACGGCCACGGCCAGCGACACCAAAGCCTTTGCCGCCTACTTCCAGGCGATGTTGCGCCGGGGTATATACCTGGCGCCGTCCCAGTTTGAAGCTGCCTTCATGTCCCTGGCCCACACGGAAGCCGATATTGACCGGACCGTCGATGCTGCCCGGGAGGCCTTCCGGGAGATCGTCGCCTGA